GCTGAAAGGCGGACTGCACGCCGATATCGCCAAGGCGCAGGAACAGCACGAGCCCAAGCAGTGCGGTGCAAAGAGCGGCGAGAAAGAGCGCGATGCGGCGCGGCAGCAGCACCAGCGCCAGCGCGAGAAGCGGGATTTCCACCGGCAGATGCAGGAATGCCCGCGGCGAGAAGGCGTGCAAATGATCCGGCAGGTTGAGCACGAAAAGGGCGATGAACGAAAAGACGAACGCCGCGCCGATCGTCCGCGCGGAAAGGTTCTGCTTGCAAGCCGGTCGCTCAGCCATCATGACTCCACCTTCCGCTCGTCCGGAAACCGCGTGCAATCGAAAGGAGCGGCTCTTGTCCGCATATGGCGTCCTTGCTGTGATCTTCTGTCTGGCGATCATCGCCGGGCTGGTGATCGCTGTCGACCCCGCAGACGTCGCGGCGGCTTTCGAGAATGTCACCGCCGCCCCGCTCGCGACCGCTCTCGTCATCGTGCAATTGCAGGTCGTCCTTTCGGCTTTGCGCTGGCGGTTTACGGCAGCAAGGCTCGGCCACCCTATTTCCGTGCCCCTTGCCATCGGCGAGTATTATATCGCCAGTTTCGTCAATCAGGTTCTGCCGGGCGGCATGGCCGGCGATGCCGTGCGCGCCTATCGTTCGCGCACGCAGGAGGGCTGGAAAAGGCCGGCCGCGGCGATCGTGCTTGAACGGCTTTCGGGACAGCTTGCGTTTTTCCTTGTCGCCGGCGCCGGCCTGTTCGCCTGGCCGCTGCTTCTGGCGGAAAGCCTGCCGCCCGGCTTCTATCGGCTGGTTTTCATCTGCACGGGTTTTCTGGCGCTTGCCGCCGGTCTTGGCCTGGTCATTGCCCGCAGCAGGCTTTTTGCCCGGTTCGAAACGCTCAAGCCCGATCTTGCCGCCGTCTTCTGGCGGCGCGGCGCGGCCGGCATCCAGTTCGGTCTCAGCATGCTGACGGTGCTGTCCTATATCGCCGTGTTCATGATCGCGGCTGATGCCACCGGCGCGCCGCTGCCGCCTGTTGCCGCCGTCACGGTCATCCCGCTTTGCCTGATGACGATGCTGATCCCGGCGGGCGTCGGCGGCTGGGGCACGCGGGAGGCGGCCGCCGCCGCTCTCTGGCCGCTCTTCGGGCTCACCAGCGCCGAAGGGCTTTCGGCGAGCCTGCTCTACGGCCTCATCTCGCTTTTCGGCGTTGCCCCGCAGGGATTGGTCCTGCTGGCGGTCACGCTCCGGCGCCGCCGCGCTCATGGCAAGAGATGACGCCGGCGGGCCAAGTCGATGACATCCACGCCGAAGGAATAGACGATCAGCCCGAGAGCGATCGCCGCAACCGCCGTTGAGAGGGGCGGCGCGACAATGGGCAGCAGGATGATGCAAAGCGCCGCCACCTGCACCACGCAGATCAGCTTGCGCCGGAAAGAGGGCGGGAGGGGCGCCTTCAGGAAGGGCAGACCGAGCTGCGCCAGCACGAAGCCATAGCGCATCGAGCCGATCGCCAGCACCCAGATGCCGGCCTTGCCGAGCAGGAAGGCCGCAACAGACAGAAGCAGGATCAGGAAGGCATCGACCTCCATGTCGAACCGCGTGCCAAGCGCCGACTGAAGGCGGGTGCGTCGGGCGAGGTGACCATCGACCCCGTCCAGCGCGAGCGCGCTCACGACGAGGATAACGAGCGCATAGAGCTCGATAGTCTCCGAGAGATTGCCGAAAAACATCGCCGCGCCGAAAAAGCTCACCATCGCCGCGCGGATGGCCGTGATGATATTGGCCGGACCGAAACGGGCATGGTCATGGCCGGGCAGCGCGTGAACCACCAGCGCGAAGATGACGAGCAGCGTGAGCGCCGACGCGACCACGGCATCAGGCCCCGTCGCAAGCCGTTCGGCCAGCACAATGAAGGCCGCGATCGAGACGACATAGATCGCCGAAAGCGTCGTCAGCGTGCTCTTGATGAGGCGGCGTTCCCGCGATTGTGCTCTTTCCTCGCTGCCCTCCTGAACAGGCAAGCGGAAATGGCGCAGATAGGGTC
This window of the Martelella lutilitoris genome carries:
- a CDS encoding lysylphosphatidylglycerol synthase transmembrane domain-containing protein gives rise to the protein MSAYGVLAVIFCLAIIAGLVIAVDPADVAAAFENVTAAPLATALVIVQLQVVLSALRWRFTAARLGHPISVPLAIGEYYIASFVNQVLPGGMAGDAVRAYRSRTQEGWKRPAAAIVLERLSGQLAFFLVAGAGLFAWPLLLAESLPPGFYRLVFICTGFLALAAGLGLVIARSRLFARFETLKPDLAAVFWRRGAAGIQFGLSMLTVLSYIAVFMIAADATGAPLPPVAAVTVIPLCLMTMLIPAGVGGWGTREAAAAALWPLFGLTSAEGLSASLLYGLISLFGVAPQGLVLLAVTLRRRRAHGKR
- a CDS encoding CDP-alcohol phosphatidyltransferase family protein; translation: MSTLEPPTSGRPYLRHFRLPVQEGSEERAQSRERRLIKSTLTTLSAIYVVSIAAFIVLAERLATGPDAVVASALTLLVIFALVVHALPGHDHARFGPANIITAIRAAMVSFFGAAMFFGNLSETIELYALVILVVSALALDGVDGHLARRTRLQSALGTRFDMEVDAFLILLLSVAAFLLGKAGIWVLAIGSMRYGFVLAQLGLPFLKAPLPPSFRRKLICVVQVAALCIILLPIVAPPLSTAVAAIALGLIVYSFGVDVIDLARRRHLLP